In Pseudothermotoga hypogea DSM 11164 = NBRC 106472, the following are encoded in one genomic region:
- the aguA gene encoding agmatine deiminase, which translates to MNVLRSVPRVDGFRMPAEFEPHAKCWMIWPERPDNWRCGAKPAQEAYVKVAEAISQFEKVTMCVSHEQYFNARSRLSPRVRVVELSSNDAWMRDIGPTFVVNDEGVVRAVRWKFNAWGGLYFPWDKDELVSLKVADIEELDCYEAPMVLEGGSIDVDGEGTLITTEECLLNPNRNPDLSKEQIEQILKDYLGVDKIIWLKRGVYNDETSGHVDNLCRFVKPAEVVLTWTDDKSDPQYEISRENYEILLKETDAKGRRLKIHLIHQPTPQYVTEEEASGVDLSEKTHRRPAGYRLSASYVNFYIANGGVIVPIYNDPNDELALKKFKEIFPEKKVVGVYAREILLGGGAIHCITQQQPLGVRKC; encoded by the coding sequence GTGAACGTGCTGAGAAGTGTCCCACGAGTCGATGGTTTCAGAATGCCTGCGGAGTTTGAACCGCACGCGAAGTGCTGGATGATCTGGCCAGAAAGGCCCGACAACTGGAGATGTGGTGCGAAACCTGCTCAGGAGGCTTACGTGAAGGTCGCCGAAGCGATCAGTCAGTTCGAAAAAGTCACGATGTGTGTTTCTCACGAACAATACTTCAACGCGAGATCGAGACTATCACCGCGCGTGAGGGTGGTTGAGCTCTCGAGCAACGACGCATGGATGCGCGATATCGGGCCAACGTTCGTCGTGAATGACGAGGGTGTTGTTCGAGCGGTGCGCTGGAAATTCAACGCGTGGGGTGGGCTTTACTTTCCCTGGGACAAGGATGAACTCGTATCACTGAAGGTGGCAGACATTGAAGAGCTGGATTGCTACGAAGCACCGATGGTTCTTGAAGGTGGTTCGATCGACGTCGACGGTGAGGGCACTCTCATAACGACGGAGGAATGCCTTTTGAACCCGAACAGGAACCCAGATCTTTCGAAAGAGCAGATAGAGCAGATACTCAAAGACTATCTTGGAGTGGATAAAATCATCTGGTTGAAGCGTGGTGTGTACAACGATGAAACGAGTGGACATGTGGACAACCTGTGCAGGTTCGTAAAACCCGCAGAAGTGGTCCTCACCTGGACCGATGACAAGAGTGACCCACAATACGAAATAAGCAGAGAAAACTATGAGATACTGTTGAAAGAAACAGATGCGAAGGGTAGAAGATTGAAGATTCATTTGATCCACCAACCGACGCCGCAGTATGTGACGGAGGAAGAGGCAAGCGGTGTTGATCTTTCCGAGAAGACGCATAGAAGGCCTGCTGGATACAGACTTTCAGCTTCTTATGTGAACTTCTACATTGCAAACGGCGGTGTCATCGTTCCAATCTACAACGATCCAAACGACGAACTGGCTCTCAAGAAATTCAAAGAGATATTCCCAGAAAAGAAAGTCGTGGGTGTGTATGCGAGAGAGATACTGCTTGGGGGAGGAGCGATCCACTGTATAACTCAGCAACAACCCTTGGGGGTGAGGAAATGCTGA
- a CDS encoding cupin domain-containing protein, producing MIKHMNEIEPQELLNGEVLKRVFISKDEAPTFVMRLFTLQSNASTPLHSHPWEHEVFVVEGRLKVVCDNGETIVEKGHFVYVSPNELHQFVNVFEGPSSFICVVPKEGEV from the coding sequence ATGATCAAACACATGAACGAGATTGAACCGCAAGAACTCTTGAATGGAGAGGTCCTGAAGAGAGTTTTCATAAGCAAAGACGAAGCCCCCACATTTGTCATGAGGTTGTTCACGCTCCAATCCAACGCATCCACGCCTCTTCATTCTCATCCCTGGGAACATGAAGTTTTCGTGGTCGAAGGTAGACTGAAAGTGGTATGCGATAATGGCGAAACGATCGTTGAAAAAGGACACTTCGTTTACGTATCACCCAACGAGTTGCACCAGTTCGTCAACGTTTTCGAAGGCCCGTCCTCCTTCATCTGCGTGGTACCGAAGGAAGGGGAAGTTTGA
- a CDS encoding DUF429 domain-containing protein: MKRDFEFFSGIDPSWTGKYPTAVTVLDRGLHLVDFVYSEKIDEILEPLRTHPNSVVGVDAPLIVTNESCHRPNEREFLKHFARFGLSLYPVNKKRYPFFFPELLYERLNQIGYSFESGNIFEVYPHATIMVLFNDMKVFHYKRVKAKERFKKLRWLEGKLKNFVEIPDSFCIPKDNLKAYEDFLDSLVCGLTVALAREKSYLTFGDEETGIMLALDSFRE; this comes from the coding sequence TTGAAAAGAGATTTCGAATTTTTCTCTGGTATCGATCCTTCTTGGACGGGCAAGTACCCCACGGCTGTCACGGTATTGGACAGAGGCTTGCACCTCGTTGACTTCGTCTACAGCGAGAAGATAGATGAGATCTTAGAGCCGTTGAGAACACATCCGAACAGCGTCGTTGGAGTCGATGCACCTTTGATCGTCACGAACGAATCTTGTCACAGACCGAACGAAAGAGAGTTTCTCAAACACTTTGCGAGGTTCGGTCTTTCGCTCTATCCAGTGAACAAGAAGAGGTATCCTTTCTTCTTTCCCGAACTGCTGTATGAGCGCTTGAATCAGATTGGTTACAGCTTCGAATCTGGCAACATCTTCGAAGTTTATCCCCACGCAACGATCATGGTGCTGTTCAACGATATGAAGGTATTCCACTACAAAAGAGTCAAGGCGAAAGAAAGATTTAAAAAGCTTCGCTGGTTGGAAGGAAAACTCAAAAACTTTGTTGAAATACCGGACAGTTTTTGCATACCGAAGGACAACCTCAAGGCCTACGAAGATTTCTTAGATTCGCTGGTCTGTGGTTTGACCGTGGCGCTCGCAAGAGAAAAGTCTTACCTAACGTTCGGTGACGAGGAAACTGGAATCATGCTGGCACTGGATAGCTTTCGCGAATAA
- the groL gene encoding chaperonin GroEL (60 kDa chaperone family; promotes refolding of misfolded polypeptides especially under stressful conditions; forms two stacked rings of heptamers to form a barrel-shaped 14mer; ends can be capped by GroES; misfolded proteins enter the barrel where they are refolded when GroES binds) has protein sequence MPKLLKFNEEARRALERGVNKVADAVRITLGPKGRNVVIEKSWGSPTITNDGVSIAKEIELEDKFENLGAQLVKEVASKTNDVAGDGTTTATVLAQAMIREGLKNVAAGANPILLKRGIDKATEAVAKFIKDNAKKLSGREDIAHVASISANNPEIGELIAEAMDKVGEDGVITVEDSKTLETYVEFTEGMQFDRGYISPYFVTDAEKMEVELKEPFILITDKKLSAVRPLIPILEKVAQTGKPILVIAEDVEGEALTTLVLNKLKGTLMACAVKAPGFGDRRKAMLQDIAILTGGTVISDELGINLEDVTLEDLGRADLVRVKKDDTIIIGGKGKPEEIKKRIAQIKSQIEQTTSEYEKETLQERMAKLAGGVAVIKVGAATETELKEKKHRIEDALSATRAAVEEGIVPGGGVTLLRARKVVEEVMSKLDGDEKIGASIVYKALEAPIRQIAENAGYDGAVIVERVLSSKDFSHGFDALKGEYVDMFKAGIIDPAKVTRSALQNAASIAGMLLTTEALVVEKPEEKKETPSMPPEY, from the coding sequence ATGCCCAAACTGTTGAAGTTCAATGAGGAAGCTCGCAGAGCGCTCGAAAGAGGAGTTAACAAAGTTGCCGATGCTGTGAGGATCACGCTTGGGCCAAAGGGCAGGAACGTCGTAATCGAAAAGAGCTGGGGTTCTCCAACCATCACGAACGATGGAGTCTCGATCGCTAAGGAGATAGAACTTGAGGACAAGTTCGAAAACTTGGGAGCCCAACTCGTCAAGGAAGTCGCTTCCAAGACCAACGACGTCGCCGGTGACGGTACGACCACTGCCACGGTGCTGGCACAGGCGATGATCAGAGAAGGTTTGAAGAACGTTGCTGCAGGTGCTAACCCAATACTTCTCAAGCGTGGAATTGACAAGGCCACCGAAGCGGTTGCCAAGTTCATCAAGGATAACGCGAAGAAACTCTCGGGTAGAGAAGACATAGCGCACGTCGCATCCATAAGTGCGAACAACCCGGAGATCGGGGAACTGATCGCAGAGGCCATGGACAAAGTGGGAGAAGATGGAGTCATCACAGTCGAGGATTCCAAGACGCTCGAGACCTACGTTGAGTTCACAGAAGGTATGCAGTTCGACAGAGGCTACATATCACCTTACTTCGTCACCGATGCGGAAAAGATGGAAGTCGAATTGAAAGAACCGTTCATACTGATCACCGACAAGAAGCTCAGTGCCGTGAGACCTTTGATACCGATTTTGGAAAAAGTTGCGCAGACCGGTAAACCCATCCTCGTCATTGCAGAAGACGTCGAAGGTGAAGCGTTGACGACTTTGGTTCTAAACAAGCTCAAGGGCACACTCATGGCCTGCGCTGTCAAGGCACCCGGTTTCGGTGACAGGAGAAAGGCCATGCTCCAGGACATCGCTATACTGACCGGTGGAACCGTGATAAGCGACGAGCTTGGCATAAACCTCGAAGATGTCACGCTCGAGGATCTCGGTAGGGCTGATCTGGTAAGGGTCAAGAAGGACGACACGATCATCATCGGTGGCAAGGGTAAGCCTGAGGAGATCAAGAAGAGGATCGCGCAGATCAAATCTCAGATTGAGCAAACGACATCGGAATACGAGAAGGAGACATTGCAGGAAAGGATGGCGAAGCTCGCCGGTGGAGTAGCCGTCATAAAAGTTGGAGCTGCGACGGAGACCGAACTGAAGGAGAAGAAACACAGGATCGAGGACGCTCTGAGCGCGACGAGGGCTGCTGTCGAGGAAGGCATCGTTCCCGGTGGTGGAGTGACGCTGTTGAGGGCCAGAAAAGTTGTAGAGGAAGTCATGAGCAAACTCGACGGTGACGAAAAGATCGGAGCTTCGATCGTGTACAAAGCTCTCGAGGCACCCATCAGGCAGATCGCCGAGAATGCAGGTTACGACGGTGCAGTTATCGTGGAGCGAGTTCTGAGCTCGAAAGACTTCAGCCATGGTTTCGATGCACTCAAGGGCGAATACGTCGACATGTTCAAAGCTGGAATCATAGACCCAGCGAAGGTCACAAGGAGCGCACTGCAGAACGCTGCATCGATCGCGGGTATGTTGTTGACAACGGAAGCGCTCGTTGTCGAGAAACCCGAAGAGAAGAAAGAAACGCCATCGATGCCACCAGAATACTGA
- the groES gene encoding co-chaperone GroES has protein sequence MKVVPLGERLLIKPIKEEKKTEGGIVLPDSAKEKPMKAEVIAVGEKVDNIDVKPGDKVIYSKYAGTEIKIDDVDYIIIDANDILAKIEG, from the coding sequence ATGAAGGTTGTACCGCTTGGTGAAAGACTCTTGATCAAGCCCATCAAGGAGGAGAAGAAAACTGAAGGTGGGATTGTTCTGCCCGATTCGGCCAAGGAAAAACCTATGAAGGCTGAGGTCATCGCAGTTGGAGAAAAGGTTGACAACATCGATGTGAAACCCGGCGATAAGGTCATCTACTCCAAGTACGCAGGTACGGAAATCAAGATTGACGATGTCGACTACATCATAATTGATGCCAACGATATACTGGCGAAAATCGAAGGTTGA
- a CDS encoding YitT family protein — MVKFVQCGGENVSRKYIVKEYVLATIGVIITAVGVVSFLIPNFIAAGGASGLAIVLNRLVGFPVGVWMYIINATLFLIGFITMGRDFSVKTIYCTFLLNFMIDFFDRIVPIPRYTEDLIIAVLFGDIITAVGMALTFTQNASTGGTDIIARIFNRFFAAPMGTTLLIVDLFIAVFAGAVMGSKLGMYAILAIMVNGMMIDFVLKGIESSTQVLVISEKHREIASFVLNELHRGATYIEAKGAYTGKDRKILLIVLRRRELGELVSFIRKLDKSAFIIISEARHVIGEGFQNIGNVF; from the coding sequence ATGGTAAAATTTGTTCAATGTGGAGGTGAGAATGTGAGCAGAAAGTACATCGTAAAAGAGTACGTGCTGGCCACGATCGGTGTAATCATCACCGCCGTTGGAGTAGTTTCGTTCTTGATCCCAAACTTCATTGCCGCAGGTGGCGCAAGTGGTCTTGCGATCGTTCTGAACAGGCTCGTGGGATTTCCTGTGGGCGTCTGGATGTACATCATAAACGCCACGCTGTTTCTCATCGGTTTCATCACGATGGGCAGAGACTTCAGTGTGAAAACTATATATTGCACCTTCCTTCTCAACTTCATGATAGATTTTTTCGACAGGATAGTTCCGATCCCCAGATACACGGAAGATCTGATCATCGCTGTTCTTTTCGGAGACATCATCACCGCCGTTGGCATGGCGCTCACTTTCACGCAGAACGCTTCCACAGGTGGTACTGACATCATTGCACGCATCTTCAACAGATTCTTCGCCGCACCTATGGGTACCACACTGTTGATCGTCGATCTGTTCATAGCGGTGTTCGCCGGCGCAGTCATGGGTTCCAAACTCGGTATGTACGCCATCCTGGCTATAATGGTGAACGGAATGATGATAGACTTTGTTCTGAAGGGCATCGAATCTTCGACGCAAGTTTTGGTAATTTCGGAAAAACATCGAGAAATCGCCAGCTTCGTTCTGAACGAGCTGCACAGGGGCGCGACGTACATAGAAGCTAAAGGTGCCTACACTGGCAAGGACAGAAAGATATTGCTCATTGTCCTTAGGAGGAGGGAACTTGGAGAACTTGTATCCTTCATTCGGAAACTCGATAAGAGTGCGTTCATAATAATAAGCGAGGCTCGACACGTGATCGGTGAAGGTTTCCAGAACATAGGAAACGTGTTCTGA
- the mreB gene encoding rod shape-determining protein produces the protein MVRRDLGIDLGTANTLVYMKGKGIVINEPSVVAMNADTGEVIKVGLEAKMMLGKTPASIVAVRPLRDGVIADYDVALAMLKYFIGKTRTSIAFFKPRVVIGVPIGITDVEKRAILEAGLEAGAARVFLIEEPMASAIGLGLDVEEPNGNMIVDIGGGTTEVAVISLGSIVVWESIRIAGDEMDEAIVQYVRETYRVAIGERTGERIKIEIGNVFPSPEYDGLETIVTGIDLSTGLPRRITIRGGEVREALMVPVNAIIDAIKTTLEKTPPELVTDIVERGIVTSGGGSLTRGMDKLIEKETGIKVVRAEDPMSSVAIGAGKVLDKVDILKKLQQVD, from the coding sequence GTGGTGAGAAGAGATCTCGGAATAGACCTTGGTACTGCGAACACGCTCGTGTACATGAAGGGCAAGGGTATCGTTATAAACGAACCTTCAGTCGTGGCGATGAACGCCGACACGGGTGAAGTCATCAAAGTCGGTCTCGAAGCGAAGATGATGCTTGGAAAGACCCCCGCTTCGATCGTCGCTGTGAGACCCCTGAGAGATGGAGTGATAGCCGACTACGATGTGGCGCTGGCGATGCTCAAATACTTCATAGGCAAGACGAGGACGTCCATCGCTTTTTTCAAACCGAGGGTCGTCATAGGTGTTCCCATAGGCATCACCGATGTTGAAAAGAGGGCGATACTGGAGGCGGGTCTGGAGGCAGGTGCAGCCAGAGTGTTTTTGATAGAAGAACCCATGGCGAGCGCGATCGGGCTCGGGCTCGACGTCGAAGAACCCAACGGGAACATGATCGTCGACATCGGTGGTGGAACGACAGAAGTTGCCGTAATATCGCTCGGCAGCATCGTGGTGTGGGAATCGATAAGGATAGCTGGAGACGAAATGGACGAGGCCATCGTTCAGTACGTTCGTGAAACGTACCGAGTGGCCATCGGTGAAAGAACGGGCGAAAGGATAAAGATAGAAATAGGGAACGTCTTCCCATCTCCCGAGTATGACGGTCTGGAAACGATCGTTACTGGTATAGATCTGTCGACAGGACTGCCTCGAAGGATCACCATAAGAGGTGGTGAGGTCAGGGAAGCCTTGATGGTGCCTGTGAACGCCATCATCGACGCGATCAAAACCACGCTCGAGAAAACCCCACCCGAACTGGTCACGGACATCGTCGAGAGGGGTATAGTCACGAGTGGAGGCGGTTCACTCACTAGGGGCATGGACAAGCTCATAGAAAAAGAAACCGGAATCAAAGTGGTCAGAGCCGAAGATCCCATGAGCAGTGTTGCGATCGGCGCGGGCAAAGTCCTCGACAAAGTCGACATTCTGAAGAAGCTTCAGCAGGTAGACTGA
- a CDS encoding tetratricopeptide repeat protein: MRYAVVLLVLVSILAFSNALEYYKSALNAYTQGDYGRALEWFETALKLEPRIESYDPLVKLRMGVCAYMIRDYTKARAYLEPYESSNAVAASILKAIREGSKANEEWLEWLRARIPPPTTTQPQATKKSTSLFLVIGVFIISFAATFLLLRLMKRAKKVGTEEGELTAEERLERQLQSIDVVSKDLEQGKRVIDFEADEELRKLEAQIESIVQEIISKESKEGERKESETLVGEDPFSVLRKMEEKEQYSEEDAKLLSQIMQQLVNNPEDNTSESGEQDRS, from the coding sequence ATGAGGTACGCGGTGGTTCTGCTGGTTTTGGTTTCGATTCTGGCTTTTTCGAACGCTCTGGAATACTACAAATCCGCTTTGAATGCTTACACACAAGGCGATTACGGACGGGCGCTGGAATGGTTCGAAACGGCGTTGAAGCTGGAGCCGAGAATAGAATCGTACGATCCGCTGGTGAAACTGAGAATGGGCGTGTGCGCATACATGATCAGGGATTACACGAAGGCCAGAGCTTATCTGGAACCCTACGAATCGAGCAACGCCGTGGCGGCGAGTATCCTCAAAGCGATACGTGAAGGTTCGAAGGCCAACGAAGAATGGTTGGAATGGTTGAGAGCGAGGATTCCACCTCCAACTACCACACAACCACAAGCTACAAAAAAAAGCACGTCTCTGTTCCTCGTCATTGGGGTCTTCATTATAAGTTTTGCCGCAACCTTCCTGTTATTGAGACTGATGAAGAGGGCAAAGAAAGTCGGCACTGAAGAAGGAGAACTCACAGCGGAAGAAAGACTCGAACGCCAGCTCCAGAGCATCGATGTGGTTTCGAAAGATCTGGAACAGGGTAAGAGAGTTATCGATTTTGAGGCGGACGAAGAACTGCGGAAGCTCGAGGCTCAGATCGAGAGTATAGTTCAAGAGATAATTTCTAAAGAGTCTAAAGAGGGAGAGAGGAAGGAGTCGGAAACTCTGGTTGGAGAAGATCCGTTCTCCGTGCTGAGGAAGATGGAGGAAAAGGAGCAGTACAGCGAAGAAGACGCCAAGCTTCTGTCTCAGATCATGCAACAGCTGGTCAATAACCCGGAAGATAACACAAGCGAGTCGGGCGAACAGGATCGATCTTGA
- a CDS encoding polyprenyl synthetase family protein codes for MRKTETEFLKEFEELLREEIKEACCRVERAIAYSVLTPGKRFRPLLIWSICNDLDVPVELVWHPALAVELFHTASLIHDDLPQIDDSPLRRGKPSCHVVFGNDTAILAGDGLMLKAFCVLSDSPAEPRKKEMLFQYFSRSTYQVLVGEALDVEYTGASPDLGEVLRMYAKKTGALFSFCFASGPILAGKFDLAERFSKLGEALGIWFQVQDDIKDACGDESKLGKPVGRDVALGKPTVVKILGLEQSKIFADKLLRSIMRQLGKLRLNNVRKLLEDLAKR; via the coding sequence ATGAGGAAGACAGAGACTGAATTTTTGAAAGAGTTCGAAGAACTTTTGCGGGAAGAGATAAAGGAAGCTTGTTGCCGAGTGGAGCGGGCGATAGCTTACAGCGTTCTAACACCCGGTAAGAGGTTCCGTCCGCTTCTTATCTGGTCGATCTGCAACGATCTGGACGTCCCAGTTGAACTCGTATGGCATCCAGCGCTCGCGGTGGAGTTGTTCCACACGGCGTCTTTGATTCACGACGATCTTCCACAGATCGATGATTCTCCTTTGAGGAGGGGAAAGCCTTCGTGCCACGTGGTTTTTGGTAACGATACGGCCATCCTCGCGGGGGATGGTCTCATGCTGAAAGCGTTCTGCGTGCTCAGCGATTCTCCCGCCGAACCGAGAAAGAAGGAAATGCTTTTTCAATACTTCTCACGTTCGACCTACCAGGTGCTCGTTGGGGAAGCTTTGGATGTGGAGTACACAGGTGCGAGCCCGGATCTTGGCGAAGTGCTGAGAATGTACGCCAAGAAAACTGGTGCTCTTTTTTCGTTCTGCTTCGCCAGCGGGCCTATACTCGCCGGTAAATTCGATCTTGCCGAGAGGTTTTCAAAGCTTGGCGAAGCTCTGGGAATATGGTTTCAGGTTCAGGATGATATCAAAGATGCGTGTGGTGATGAGAGCAAGCTTGGCAAGCCCGTTGGTAGAGACGTGGCGCTCGGTAAACCCACCGTTGTGAAGATCCTCGGTCTTGAGCAAAGCAAGATTTTCGCCGATAAGTTATTGAGGTCTATAATGCGCCAGCTCGGGAAGCTGAGACTCAATAACGTGCGTAAATTGCTCGAAGATCTGGCGAAAAGGTGA
- a CDS encoding bifunctional nuclease family protein, which produces MRKAWVKALVLDKVHNSPVVILGIEGTNKVLPIWIGACEANALAMSLEGFEFPRPLTHDLILNLLDALDAKLERIVIHSVKENVYYATLVIRDLAAIEGEEEEPEDQAIIEMDARPSDSIVLAVKKNVPIYVSNEIVDEHAIDLEMSEEASDEEFKKFVENLDIDTFKKMLRDEPKEEDEEDRD; this is translated from the coding sequence ATGAGGAAGGCTTGGGTCAAGGCGCTCGTCCTCGACAAGGTGCACAACTCTCCCGTGGTCATTTTGGGTATCGAAGGCACGAACAAAGTCTTGCCGATCTGGATCGGGGCGTGCGAAGCCAACGCGTTGGCCATGAGTTTGGAAGGCTTCGAGTTTCCAAGACCACTGACCCACGATCTGATACTCAACCTACTCGATGCACTCGATGCGAAGCTGGAGAGAATCGTCATACACAGCGTTAAGGAGAACGTCTACTACGCCACGTTGGTCATAAGGGATTTGGCAGCGATCGAGGGAGAGGAGGAGGAACCAGAAGATCAGGCGATCATAGAGATGGATGCAAGACCCTCAGATTCCATCGTGCTTGCGGTCAAGAAAAATGTTCCCATCTACGTGAGCAACGAGATCGTGGATGAACACGCCATAGATCTTGAGATGTCCGAAGAGGCGAGCGACGAGGAGTTCAAGAAGTTCGTTGAGAACCTTGACATCGACACCTTCAAGAAGATGCTGAGGGACGAGCCGAAAGAGGAAGATGAGGAAGACAGAGACTGA
- a CDS encoding lysophospholipid acyltransferase family protein, which yields MTIYFLVSAVIYVVIMGALVLFLGWILRFFIGEHKARRFVLKQVKLFGKNTFRFMFCRVIAEGLENYKPDTNYIVTPNHQSLMDIPLILGYIDPLPMVAKKELAWVPGVSWYVKFLKGVFLDRKNPAEGAQVIKKIMKLLKDGESFLIFPEGTRSEDGSVREFKTAVFKVAKKLNVKVLPVSIWGTMFLVPKKSLILNPGTVLMKVHPPIDPAQFENEVELAKAVENIVRAGVEELRSSHRG from the coding sequence GTGACGATTTACTTTCTCGTTTCGGCGGTCATCTACGTTGTCATAATGGGAGCACTGGTGTTGTTTCTGGGATGGATCTTGAGATTCTTCATTGGCGAGCATAAGGCGAGGAGGTTCGTTCTCAAGCAGGTGAAGCTCTTCGGCAAGAACACGTTCAGGTTCATGTTCTGCAGGGTGATAGCAGAGGGTTTAGAGAACTACAAACCAGACACCAACTACATCGTCACACCGAACCACCAGAGTTTGATGGACATACCACTGATACTGGGCTACATCGATCCTTTGCCAATGGTCGCGAAGAAAGAGCTGGCGTGGGTGCCAGGTGTGAGCTGGTACGTCAAATTCTTGAAAGGTGTCTTCCTGGACAGGAAGAACCCCGCCGAAGGTGCGCAAGTCATAAAGAAGATCATGAAGTTGTTGAAAGATGGGGAGTCTTTCTTGATCTTTCCAGAAGGCACAAGGAGTGAAGACGGTTCGGTTCGCGAGTTCAAGACGGCTGTTTTCAAGGTGGCAAAGAAGCTCAACGTGAAAGTGTTGCCTGTCTCAATATGGGGTACAATGTTCTTGGTGCCGAAGAAGAGTCTCATCCTCAATCCAGGCACAGTTTTGATGAAGGTTCATCCACCGATCGATCCCGCTCAGTTCGAGAACGAAGTCGAACTGGCGAAAGCGGTCGAAAACATCGTCAGGGCTGGAGTGGAGGAACTCAGGAGTTCTCACAGGGGGTGA
- a CDS encoding HesA/MoeB/ThiF family protein, with product MFQRHSQLLGDCLNKLFDARVLVAGVGGLGCTVSTLLVRLGVGHVYLLDSGVVDEPDLNRQILYDRSDLGKRKVEVAQKKLSQINPRCEIVPMHVRIDLDFCLPSVDVVVDCLDNFESKFTLDTLCEKKRIPLVHAGVEGYCGQLMNILPGSIRLRHVFSAAPKESSIRQVYPPLVTLMASLQVNEVVKLICDGTTNLVNELMLIDLATMRFERIKIRGGAN from the coding sequence ATGTTTCAGCGTCACAGTCAGTTGCTCGGTGATTGTCTGAACAAGCTCTTCGATGCAAGAGTCTTGGTTGCGGGCGTTGGCGGGCTCGGCTGTACAGTCTCTACACTGTTGGTTCGCCTCGGAGTCGGTCACGTTTATCTGCTCGACAGCGGTGTTGTGGACGAACCGGATCTGAACAGACAGATCCTTTACGACAGATCCGATCTTGGTAAAAGAAAAGTGGAGGTTGCACAGAAAAAGCTTTCTCAGATAAATCCACGCTGCGAAATAGTTCCGATGCACGTCAGGATCGATCTCGATTTCTGTCTTCCTTCTGTCGATGTTGTGGTCGATTGTCTGGACAACTTCGAGTCGAAATTCACCCTCGATACTCTCTGCGAGAAAAAACGAATTCCGCTCGTCCACGCGGGTGTTGAAGGATACTGCGGCCAACTGATGAACATCCTGCCAGGCTCAATCAGATTGAGGCATGTTTTCTCGGCTGCTCCAAAAGAAAGCTCGATCAGGCAGGTTTATCCACCTTTGGTGACGTTGATGGCTTCACTGCAAGTGAACGAAGTGGTCAAGTTGATCTGCGATGGCACAACGAATCTGGTGAACGAACTGATGTTGATAGATCTTGCCACCATGAGGTTTGAGAGGATAAAGATCCGAGGTGGTGCGAACTGA
- a CDS encoding ubiquitin family protein — MRVRFSNLADAMVGLKEIEVKPGKKEEIFEQISKASGRKVRLDVNEDSAYLVVEQNGSVRKSWVIALLNGVNVVDLSPSSVWDGELVIFVPVSGG, encoded by the coding sequence ATGCGCGTGAGATTTTCAAACTTGGCCGATGCGATGGTGGGTTTGAAAGAGATCGAAGTGAAGCCAGGAAAGAAAGAGGAGATCTTCGAACAGATCTCCAAAGCTTCTGGTAGAAAAGTGAGGCTGGACGTGAACGAAGACAGCGCGTACCTTGTTGTGGAACAGAACGGCTCGGTGAGAAAGAGCTGGGTCATCGCGCTGCTCAACGGTGTGAACGTGGTTGATCTTTCACCTTCAAGCGTTTGGGACGGAGAACTGGTGATCTTCGTTCCCGTCAGTGGTGGCTGA